A stretch of Aythya fuligula isolate bAytFul2 chromosome 1, bAytFul2.pri, whole genome shotgun sequence DNA encodes these proteins:
- the LOC116501433 gene encoding carboxypeptidase A1-like gives MKVLLLLAALVAVAAATEDFVGHQVLRIVPSSDEELRRVQELQDLEELQLDFWLSPRGTGDPVDVRVPFRSLQPLKAHLEANGVPYSIMIEDVQALVDHEQMQMLRHRRRLQPLSTDTFDYSSYHNLDEIYAFMDLLVAENPNLVSKLEIGRSTEDRPLYVLKFSKGGTNRPAIWIDTGIHSREWVTQASGVWFAKKIVQDQEKDEGLASILDQMDIFLEIVTNPDGFVFTHTTNRMWRKTRSKRSGSLCIGVDPNRNWDAGFGGSGSSSNPCSETYRGPYADSEPEVQAIVNFVKNHGNIKAFISIHSYSQLLLYPYGYTTTPVPDAEELHQVAEEAVAALSSLYGTKYTYGSIIRTIYQASGGTIDWTYNQGIKYSFTFELRDTGRYGFLLPASQIVPTAQETWLALKVIMRHTLEHPY, from the exons ATGAAggtcctcctgctgctggctgccctggtGGCGGTGGCTGCTGCCACCGAGGATTTTGTTGG GCACCAGGTGCTGCGCATCGTCCCCAGCAGCGATGAGGAGCTGAGgagggtgcaggagctgcaggacctggaggagctgcag CTGGATTTCTGGCTGTCCCCCCGCGGCACCGGGGACCCCGTCGATGTCCGCGTGCCCTTCcgcagcctgcagcccctcaAAGCCCACCTGGAGGCCAACGGCGTCCCCTACTCCATCATGATCGAGGACGTGCAG gCGCTGGTGGACCACGAGCAGATGCAGATGCTTCGCCACCGCCGCCGGCTCCAGCCGCTCTCCACCGACACCTTCGACTACAGCAGCTACCACAATCTGGACGAG aTCTACGCCTTCATGGACCTGCTGGTGGCTGAAAACCCCAACCTGGTCAGCAAGCTCGAGATCGGCCGGTCAACAGAAGACCGCCCCCTCTACGTGCTCAAG TTCAGCAAAGGGGGCACGAACCGCCCGGCCATCTGGATCGACACCGGCATCCATTCCCGCGAGTGGGTGACACAAGCCAGCGGTGTCTGGTTTGCCAAGAAG ATTGTCCAAGATCAGGAGAAAGATGAAGGTCTGGCCTCCATCCTGGACCAGATGGACATCTTCCTGGAGATTGTCACCAACCCAGACGGCTTTGTCTTCACCCACACCACG AACCGCATGTGGCGCAAGACCAGGTCCAAGAGATCAGGCTCCTTGTGCATCGGCGTGGACCCCAACCGCAACTGGGATGCAGGTTTTGGAG GGTCTGGGTCCAGCAGCAACCCCTGCTCGGAGACATACCGCGGGCCCTACGCCGACTCGGAGCCCGAGGTGCAGGCCATCGTCAACTTCGTGAAGAACCACGGGAACATCAAGGCTTTCATCTCCATCCACAGCtactcccagctcctgctctacCCCTACGGCTACACCACCACCCCCGTGCCTGACGCGGAGGAACTG caccagGTGGCCGAGGAGGCTGTCGCCGCTTTGTCTTCTCTGTACGGCACCAAGTACACGTACGGCAGCATCATCCGCACCATCT ATCAAGCGAGCGGAGGAACCATCGACTGGACGTACAATCAGGGCATCAAGTACTCCTTCACCTTCGAGCTGCGGGACACGGGGCGCTACGGGTTCCTGCTGCCCGCCAGCCAGATCGTGCCGACCGCCCAGGAGACGTGGCTGGCGCTGAAGGTCATCATGCGCCACACACTCGAACACCCCTACTGA